The proteins below come from a single Mya arenaria isolate MELC-2E11 chromosome 8, ASM2691426v1 genomic window:
- the LOC128245145 gene encoding uncharacterized protein LOC128245145: MNENNVEQHYSSDAESVGLDIEAAEVAVKPKEVKVVEVTDSGYPSTTMSNTTTQSSTVHENIQSVTGPKSSASVKRKLFSSKSSSFYNIGTMDNDNMPMIDIANVTLLEDTRRNEMMRQNTDKSISFESDNCKTCQIERLRRQAYSFDSDRERFHNLPHKVHSYDSSSSRYKHKRPGHRRRCGCSSHRSDPRDNSYKRTSSCHHRHHAGACASTTDHRGGRSKCTRTRLPTWSSTESDNALCKCSIIDESNHRRKYYTSRGALSETDYANLKDYRAHREPRRKQRPRDIHSIDHTQSYKNKMINSFLIDTYQAKCQAYCDAMFDPDRHRDMFLPLETVSPSQRRMVKQPNTVRPLDMSATRESHNYSQAVVEKSVKREDSYNAPFTYPFYTNSRTIAPKRFDFSEEFISQTHGAMARASHENEGFEDEEDKTLSFDTSVYTTDESGVQLYERDLEPTIPVSPGVQDLRQKDSAYQTKQSSVEKFREDSTFSHSGSIKGKHQSLKNRPDAKVRKHLHQAALKLAMIKRLQNRMHVSKDSAVCTFSEEDLSADDTDTRMVHRPLAKRLSCGLAFQLGEMSLSQVKEELSGVSRDTDNYNTPTNEPANDHSGPPDHSGHHPEPTVPMATFSSRSEITRDITAILHMEETPV; encoded by the exons ATGAACGAAAATAACGTTGAGCAGCACTACTCTAGTGACGCGGAGTCCGTTGGCCTGGACATCGAGGCTGCAGAAGTGGCCGTGAAACCGAAGGAGGTTAAGGTGGTGGAAGTGACGGACAGTGGCTACCCGTCCACCACTATGTCCAACACGACCACCCAGTCGAGCACAGTGCACGAGAACATCCAGTCAGTCACAGGACCGAAGTCCTCCGCTTCCGTTAAGAGGAAACTGTTCAGTTCGAAAAGTTCTTCGTTCTATAACATAGGAACTATGGATAATGATAATATGCCGATGATTGATATTGCTAATGTGACTTTACTGGAAGATACCCGTAGAAATGAGATGATGAGACAAAATACAGACAAGTCTATTTCATTCGAATCGGATAACTGTAAAACGTGCCAAATTGAGCGACTTAGGCGGCAGGCGTATTCGTTTGACTCTGACAGGGAGCGATTCCATAACTTACCACACAAGGTTCACTCGTATGACAGTAGCAGTAGTCGATACAAACACAAGCGGCCTGGGCACAGGCGACGATGCGGGTGCAGCAGCCACCGGTCAGACCCACGCGACAATAGCTACAAACGAACCTCCTCTTGTCACCACAGGCACCACGCCGGCGCGTGCGCGAGCACGACCGACCACCGTGGCGGCAGAAGCAAATGCACGCGGACCAGACTCCCGACATGGTCCAGTACCGAGAGCGACAACGCTCTGTGTAAATGTTCAATCATTGACGAATCAAATCACAGGCGGAAGTACTATACATCACGAGGTGCCCTTTCAGAAACAGATTATGCAAATTTGAAGGACTATCGAGCCCACCGCGAGCCTAGGCGGAAACAACGCCCTCGTGATATACATTCCATTGACCATACCCAAtcgtataaaaataaaatgataaactcTTTCCTGATAGACACGTACCAGGCCAAGTGTCAGGCGTACTGTGACGCCATGTTCGACCCCGACCGCCATAGGGACATGTTCCTGCCGCTGGAGACTGTGTCTCCTAGTCAGAGGCGTATGGTGAAGCAGCCTAACACCGTTAGGCCCTTAGACATGAGTGCAACCAGAGAGTCGCACAATTACTCACAGGCGGTGGTTGAAAAGTCGGTGAAACGCGAAGATAGCTATAATGCCCCGTTCACCTACCCTTTCTACACGAATTCAAGGACAATTGCTCCAAAACGGTTTGACTTTTCTGAAGAGTTCATATCACAGACTCATGGTGCTATGGCACGTGCAAGCCACGAGAATGAAGGGTTCGAGGATGAAGAGGACAAAACCCTCTCCTTTGACACCTCTGTGTACACCACGGATGAAAGCGGTGTTCAGCTGTATGAGCGGGACCTGGAGCCGACCATACCAGTGAGTCCCGGGGTACAAGACCTGAGGCAGAAGGACTCGGCCTACCAAACAAAGCAGTCGTCCGTGGAAAAGTTTAGAGAAGACAGTACATTTTCTCATTCCGGTTCTATAAAAGGAAAACACCAGTCCCTCAAGAATAG ACCAGACGCGAAGGTCCGCAAGCACCTGCACCAGGCGGCGCTGAAGCTTGCCATGATCAAGCGTCTACAGAACCGAATGCACGTCTCTAAGGACAGCGCCGTGTGCACGTTCTCCGAGGAGGATCTGTCAGCAGACGATACAGACACTAGAAT GGTGCACCGGCCGCTAGCGAAGCGTCTGAGCTGCGGGTTGGCCTTCCAGCTGGGGGAAATGAGTCTTTCGCAGGTGAAGGAGGAGCTCTCCGGTGTATCCAGGGATACAGACAACTATAACACACCCACTAACGAGCCCGCTAACGACCACTCTGGGCCACCCGATCACTCAGGCCATCATCCGGAGCCCACCGTTCCAATGGCAACATTCTCCTCGAGGTCGGAGATTACGAGGGACATCACCGCGATTCTCCATATGGAGGAGACCCCTGTCTGA